The following proteins come from a genomic window of Theileria equi strain WA chromosome 2 map unlocalized gcontig_1105316255037, whole genome shotgun sequence:
- a CDS encoding hypothetical protein (encoded by transcript BEWA_036130A), whose protein sequence is MWLLIGKIAGDVSKCASSDIKIWNSFVDSCENKLESCDQKDILRIVRAIINFYRFYGHEIRTRDHPFVEAVLEQVVKYCEAYNCGELGEISEIFSDLANHNPFVLQGVFTLLSKISITFKLRLAEAIPIDVIKLSLAFSKLGIRDDPLFGTLVNFACNGSNGFRLEDHRILLTSYAIIGYYDEKLLEIVLDGYSKTKNLSSNDLGILSFIFSKLDYKNDRVKQLFYKHKIDSVELFDIPSFCANLYKLDITVPENLVKRIDVDKLSAELFFDTVPLLARSIFPDELIMTKYLEFIKDSTFDDHVKILEYIVNSEFTESMEKLCNMCIKHIFEGISRDNLHALPAEGETFANTSSIDNFQTLQLLIKLPCCWLYDYIEKFGTIFKSVPIKYKSQFITLLFGLYTFFDFAPGSSLIPEIEKHFGTSIQEALSEIIAQENVNRAPYTLCAEVEELLGDKTEVSIL, encoded by the exons ATGTGGCTGTTGATAGGTAAAATTGCTGGCGATGTGTCCAAGTGTGCGAGCAGTGACATTAAGATATGGAACTCGTTTGTCGATTCCTGCGAGAACAAGCTGGAATCTTGTGATcaaaaggatattttgCGGATTGTTAGAGCCATAATCAACTTTTACAGGTTCTATGGCCACGAGATACGAACAAGAGACCATCCCTTTGTGGAGGCAGTCTTGGAGCAAGTCGTTAAATAC TGTGAAGCCTACAATTGCGGTGAACTGGGAGAGATATCAGAGATTTTTTCTGATTTGGCCAATCACAACCCCTTTGTTTTACAAGGAGTATTTACACTCTTGTCAAAAATTAGCATTACATTCAAGCTAAGACTCGCAGAAGCCATTCCAATAGATGTTATTAAGTTATCTTTGGCATTTTCAAAGTTAGGGATTCGTGATGATCCACTTTTTG GTACACTTGTAAATTTTGCGTGTAATGGATCTAATGGGTTTCGTTTAGAGGATCATAGGATCCTGCTGACGAGCTATGCCATTATTGGATACTATGATGAGAAGCTGCTTGAAATTGTCCTGGATGGATACTCAAAAACAAAGAACTTAAGTTCAAACGACCTCGGAATTCTCTCCTTCATTTTCAGCAAGTTGGACTATAAAAACGACAGAGTTAAGCAATTGTTTTACAAGCATAAAATTGATAGTGTGGAACTATTTGACATTCCAAGCTTTTGTGCAAACTTGTATAAACTGGATATCACTGTTCCGGAAAATCTTGTGAAAAGGATTGACGTCGATAAACTCTCTGCGGAATTATTTTTTGACACCGTACCGTTATTAGCAAGGTCAATATTTCCAGATGAACTAATCATGACCAAATATCTTGAATTTATCAAG GATTCTACATTTGATGATCATGtcaaaattttggagtATATCGTAAACTCTGAATTCACAGAATCGATGGAAAAGTTGTGTAACATGTGTATTAAGCACATTTTTGAGGGTATTTCTAGGGACAATCTTCATGCGCTTCCGGCAGAAGGtgaaacatttgcaaaCACATCAAGTATTGACAATTTCCAAACACTACAACTGTTGATAAAACTCCCTTGTTGTTGGCTCTATGACtatattgaaaagtttggtACTATTTTTAAATCGGTTCCTATTAAATATAAATCGCAATTCATCACACTCCTGTTCGGCCTATATACTTTTTTTGACTTTGCTCCAGGATCAAGTTTAATACCTGAAATTGAAAAACACTTTGGAACATCAATTCAAGAGGCCCTATCCGAAATTATCGCAcaagaaaatgtaaatagAGCGCCATACACGCTCTGCGCGGAGGTTGAAGAACTATTAGGAGACAAGACAGAGGTGAGTATTTTATAG
- a CDS encoding signal peptide containing protein (encoded by transcript BEWA_036110A), which produces MRILAILWTACLVRLCSAGCLGGGTRDDEVTDQAEQGGSNEVSTENISTPPTQQGQAAKPATPVTQSAGQGDDTLDLAHLDESKVDILRASRNEVEKKEYYPKDTSKITTVMDGNKELWKKDEDYQKFLSATLSSKGKSSVLLISTNAGIKHFKKDGDQWKNGNEDHNSKLEALREIATRSTTPTQASQ; this is translated from the coding sequence ATGAGGATCCTTGCAATACTATGGACAGCATGTTTAGTAAGATTGTGCAGTGCAGGGTGTCTTGGAGGAGGTACTAGAGATGACGAGGTTACTGATCAAGCAGAACAAGGAGGTTCTAATGAAGTATCTACGGAGAATATTAGTACTCCACCTACTCAACAAGGACAAGCTGCTAAACCAGCGACTCCTGTTACTCAGTCGGCTGGACAAGGTGATGATACTCTGGATCTTGCTCATCTGGACGAGTCCAAGGTGGATATTCTCAGAGCTAGTAGGAATGAAGTGGAGAAGAAGGagtattatccaaaggatactTCCAAGATTACTACTGTTATGGATGGTAATAAGGAGTTATGGAAGAAAGATGAAGATTATCAAAAGTTCCTATCTGCAACATTGTCATCCAAGGGAAAGTCATCAgtacttttaatttctacCAATGCTGGTATAAAACACTTTAAGAAGGATGGAGAccagtggaagaatggtaacGAGGATCATAACAGTAAGCTTGAAGCTCTAAGGGAGATTGCGACAAGGTCTACTACTCCAACTCAAGCTTCTCAGTAG
- a CDS encoding cysteinyl-tRNA synthetase, putative (encoded by transcript BEWA_036120A) — protein MILSRLPVAFTGLMLIINSVKTVRNRSRICFTGPFGIRNRYCFNQMAQVSDLRTWQAPSKENKQITGLRVRNSLCPQEKVEFVPEEGRQIKWYSCGPTVYDVAHLGHARTYIACDIIRSILENYLNYDVFFVVNITDVDDKIIQRAANEGKSVSEVASHWEKEFWEDMIALDVRLPDCITRVSDYMEDIVKFIEKIIANGYAYESDGSVYFDIEAFRNSGKHVYAKLEPTSFNDLNRLLDGEGTLGEVSANKKSKSDFALWKKSKPGEPYWESPWGLGRPGWHIECSAMSSSIFGDSVFDLHSGGIDLRFPHHDNEIAQSEAYLDTNKWVNYFIHFGHLHIQGQKMSKSLKNFTSVKEMLRKYNKRQIRLLFLTSRYDSTLNFNSGPDGMDEAVAIDESFFHFFGLLNSRISPLDSPQKWTVDDLKLNDDFQTLKQLVHDAILDNFDTPRVISAISKFIGIINSYLSAPNKFLKHSQGKSFKDYLYRILSMLKLVKPGCEYGGKEISESLNEKAILKELADLRQQTRKFAQGVLKNEVTNDKTKDLLKYCDKVRDVNLPSLGIILEDCDNGEYRLKYKSLEEQEAEKQRKLEKQQQRELLEKERLEKLNTPPEEFIHKTYPNKFGKLDDKFIPIEYADGTPISKSERKSLEKVSHIFYLFLISIYYSDNGQTHEAAF, from the exons ATGATTTTGAGTAGGCTACCAGTGGCATTTACAGGTCTTATGCTCATTATTAATTCTGTCAAAACTGTCAGGAATCGCTCTAGAATATGCTTTACGGGACCATTCGGTATTAGGAATAGATATTGCTTCAACCAAATGGCACAAGTATCGGATTTACGAACATGGCAAGCGCCGAGCAAGGAAAACAAACAGATTACGGGGCTTCGCGTTAGGAATTCGCTTTGCCCGCAAGAAAAGGTCGAGTTTGTACCAGAA GAAGGAAGGCAGATAAAATGGTATTCCTGTGGACCAACTGTCTACGATGTCGCCCATTTGGGTCACGCAAGAACGTACATTGCCTGCGATATCATTCGTAGCATTCTGGAGAATTACCTAAACTACGACGTATTCTTCGTGGTAAATATCACAGATGTAGACGATAAGATCATACAAAGAGCTGCAAACGAG GGTAAAAGCGTATCTGAAGTGGCTTCACATTGGGAGAAGGAATTTTGGGAAGATATGATTGCCTTAGACGTACG CCTACCGGACTGTATTACAAGAGTTAGCGATTACATGGAAGACATTGTAAAGTTCATTGAGAAAATCATAGCTAATGGCTATGCATATGAATCCGACGGAAGTGTATACTTTGATATAGAAGCATTCCGTAACAGCGGTAAACATGTATACGCCAAGCTTGAACCAACAAGTTTCAACGACTTGAACCGTCTCTTGGATGGAGAAGGAACCTTGGGTGAAGTATCCGCCAATAAGAAATCAAAAAGTGATTTTGCACTTTGGAAAAAGTCAAAACCAGGAGAACCATATTGGGAGAGTCCTTGGGGATTAGGCAGACCCG GTTGGCATATAGAATGTAGCGCCATGTCTAGTAGCATATTTGGAGATTCTGTCTTTGATCTCCATTCTGGAGGTATTGACTTGAGATTTCCACATCATGACAATGAAATTGCACAATCCGAAGCATATCTTGATACCAACAAATGGGTCAACTACTTTATTCATTTTGGCCATTTGCACATTCAAGGGCAGAAAATGAGCAAGAGCTTAAAGAACTTTACATCAGTCAAGGAAATGCTACGTAAATACAACAAGAGACAGATACGTCTCTTATTTTTGACTAGCAG ATACGATTCTACATTGAACTTCAATTCCGGTCCAGACGGAATGGACGAAGCAGTAGCTATTGACGAGTCCTTCTTTCACTTTTTTGGACTTTTGAACTCGCGGATATCTCCACTTGATTCACCACAAAAATGGACAGTTGATGATTTGAAACTTAATGATGACTTCCAAACATTAAAACAATTG GTTCATGACGCTATTCTTGATAACTTTGACACTCCAAGAGTTATTTCAGCAATATCAAAGTTCATTGGAATCATAAATAGCTATTTGTCTGCGCCAAATAAATTTCTCAAACACTCCCAGGGCAAATCATTTAAGGATTATCTCTACCGCATCCTATCT ATGCTAAAGTTAGTCAAACCTGGTTGTGAATATGGAGGTAAAGAAATCTCAGAATCACTCAACGAAAAGGCAATCCTTAAGGAGCTGGCGGATTTGCGTCAACAGACAAGAAAGTTTGCACAAGGTGTACTAAAGAATGAGGTAACCAATGATAAGACCAAAGACCTGCTTAAATACTGTGATAAAGTAAGGGATGTAAATCTTCCATCCTTGGGAATAATCCTGGAAGATTGTGACAATGGAGAATATCGACTAAAGTATAAATCATT AGAGGAGCAAGAAGCTGAAAAGCAGAGAAAATTGGAGAAGCAACAACAAAGGGAACTTCTTGAG AAGGAACGATTGGAAAAATTGAATACTCCACCGGAGGAATTTATACACAAGACATATCCAAATAAATTTGGGAAACTAGATGACAAATTTATCCCAATTGAATATGCAGATGGGACACCCATATCCAAATCGGAGCGTAAATCCCTGGAAAAGGTATCTCACATTTTCTatttatttttaatttccaTATACTATTCAGATAATGGACAAACACATGAAGCAGCATTTTAA
- a CDS encoding hypothetical protein (encoded by transcript BEWA_036100A) — MVGQYEAAIDISKVPGKHDLEEDGDKNNEYYYQDGKEGIIVILTENLPKAPGYKKLEYKPEDQVVKIKGIKKGDTPQNVLPNPSGYSNVTEVAVYYWELDSSYSNPLLIQLVKLGIDEEYYTSTPENPNYWTKQGGINNSNLKDRLDKQNCKNGVHTVKISYKIRGTTSYSLGYYCPVCNQRITVSYLDPPDHDHYHYYSHTIGHPGSSSSISVSGFKDKDNYQVGLPPVKGAQFISVYWRQFTGKPLLIAYQQNYNTTYWFKRNASDGNTWSEVSPNLIPDPRDTSHYRNKIKELLDLKEYYPKLTPDLSKIDKYSDSSGISIIVKVVSRGAYIIEHSLNGQQFKLDKVKHKSKVLKGISSDYPLIGVRAYYDKDGNPETEDKFDLVELAVQILESGIHYTRYIYYGRPTTTRENSWYAFLNLGTRPSEEDLRKEVDRINELKDKKYSMDDIVKASLKVAKPGVGAGVAGLGTWKLWSVLATLV, encoded by the coding sequence ATGGTTGGCCAATATGAAGCTGCTATCGATATCAGCAAAGTGCCTGGAAAACATGACCTAGAAGAGGATGgtgataaaaataatgaataTTATTATcaagatggtaaagaaggGATAATTGTAATCCTCACCgaaaatcttccaaaagcTCCTGGATACAAGAAACTAGAGTACAAACCAGAAGACCAAGTTGTAAAGATTAAAGGGATTAAGAAGGGAGACACTCCTCAGAATGTGCTTCCTAACCCTTCTGGATATTCCAATGTCACAGAGGTGGcagtctactactgggaaCTTGATTCTAGCTACAGCAACCCTCTCCTAATTCAACTTGTTAAACTTGGtattgatgaagaatacTATACGTCCACTCCTGAGAACCCAAACTATTGGACTAAACAAGGGGGTATAAATAATAGTAATTTAAAGGATAGGCTTGACAAGCAGAACTgcaagaatggagtccataCTGTAAAAATTTCGTACAAGATTCGTGGAACTACCTCGTATAGTCTTGGTTACTACTGTCCAGTTTGTAATCAGAGAATTACGGTAAGCTATCTTGATCCACCTGATCATGACCATTATCACTACTACTCACACACTATTGGACATCCTGGTTCTTCGTCCTCAATCTCAGTTTCTGGCTTTAAGGACAAAGATAATTATCAAGTTGGACTCCCACCTGTTAAAGGTGCCCAGTTTATATCTGTCTACTGGAGACAGTTTACTGGTAAGCCTCTTCTCATTGCCTACCAACAAAATTATAATACAACTTATTGGTTCAAAAGAAATGCTAGTGATGGCAACACTTGGAGTGAAGTATCCCCGAATTTGATACCTGATCCTAGAGATACTAGTCACTATAGGaataaaatcaaagagCTCCTAGACCTTAAGGAATATTACCCTAAACTTACCCCGGATTTATCTAAGATAGATAAATATTCCGATAGTAGTGGCATAAGTATAATTGTTAAAGTTGTTTCTCGAGGTGCTTATATAATTGAGCACTCTCTGAATGGCCAACAATTTAAACTTGATAAAGTTAAGCACAAGAGCAAGGTTCTAAAAGGTATAAGTTCTGATTATCCCTTGATTGGCGTTAGAGCTTATTATGACAAAGATGGTAATCCTGAGACTGAAGATAAATTTGACTTGGTTGAACTTGCTGTTCAAATACTTGAAAGTGGGATTCATTATACCAGATATATATACTACGGAAGACCTACTACAACTAGGGAAAACTCATGGTACGCATTTCTTAACTTAGGCACTCGGCCTAGTGAGGAAGATCTGAGGAAGGAAGTAGATAGAATTAATGAACTGAAAGATAAGAAatacagtatggatgatattGTTAAGGCATCTCTAAAAGTTGCTAAACCTGGAGTTGGTGCAGGAGTCGCTGGATTGGGTACATGGAAACTATGGTCTGTACTCGCGACTCTAGTTTGA
- a CDS encoding conserved hypothetical protein (encoded by transcript BEWA_036150A) encodes MADDEKTSEVTQPKDSRPPNSLIVSLSKNSSFYANIGVKLLNGTAEQSNYEEIFVTGLGTAIKVAIETAMMLSSRKIGVIKRIETSYYNSETIKRHIPKINIIVAKCPA; translated from the exons ATGGCTGATGATGAGAAAACATCCGAAGTTACCCAACCAAAAGACTCGAGACCACCAAATTCCCTAATT GTATCACTCTCCAAGAATTCCTCATTTTATGCTAACATTGGAGTGAAGTTGTTAAACGGCACTGCAGAACAATCGAATTATGAAGAAATTTTCGTGACAGGGCTCGGCACAGCCATAAAGGTTGCCATCGAAACTGCAATGATGCTTTCCTCGCGCAAAATTG GCGTCATCAAAAGGATTGAGACATCATACTACAACTCTGAAACCATCAAGAGGCACATTCCAAAAATCAACATAATTGTAGCAAAATGCCCAGCATGA
- a CDS encoding signal peptide containing protein (encoded by transcript BEWA_036140A) has translation MVLFWTTLPPFILLLPLLQGTNATPTGNKIPINLDIAEEPKRYIKNVLSEEFAGGIYYTMKGGYISRYVFGDVFDGPELIIPGDPNSITRSVLVVPREDGTKYVKVLTKYVGASRRPIVKVLEFLRYPTDLYYTKIQRAPLEFDILDLNHNHMINAKLLGDWKKHDEDVANGRATMDMPENLETLPMKFTIQGNMRDNFTIGLVKYNGYVIESRTDGLLNREVTWEGGLYRPRIIILSRYADNTEIRGDEPGTSTDIKTPVVIIAPKAIVDYEKLYKKMMEVGPGTTKTQTKERETLYDEKVALSDPVSRRELLFELLKDVESRIAFYRADASEMEMVGSSGYRIMVLST, from the exons ATGGTACTATTCTGGACAACTCTTCCACCATTCATTCTATTACTACCCCTTCTTCAAGGAACCAATGCAACTCCAACCGGAAACAAGATACCGATTAATTTAGACATTGCTGAGGAACCTAAGCGTTATATTAAGAATGTCCTATCCGAAGAATTTGCCGGAGGTATTTATTATACCATGAAGGGAGGTTATATATCTCGCTACGTATTTGGAGATGTGTTCGATGGACCAGAGCTGATTATCCCTGGAGATCCAAACTCTATAACTAGATCCGTTCTAGTTGTGCCTAGAGAAGACGGTACCAAGTATGTGAAGGTGCTTACAAAATATGTGGGTGCTTCTAGAAGGCCAATAGTTAAGGTTTTAGAATTTCTTAGATATCCAACTGATTTATACTATACGAAAATCCAGAGGGCTCCTTTGGAATTTGACATCCTAGATTTAAACCACAATCACATGATAAATGCCAAACTTTTGGGTGATTGGaaaaaacatgatgaagATGTGGCCAATGGAAGGGCTACCATGGATATGCCagaaaatttggaaactCTACCCATGAAGTTTACTATTCAGGGAAACATGCGGGACAATTTCACAATTGGTTTGGTAAAGTATAACGGGTATGTCATAGAGAGCAGGACTGATGGACTATTGAACAGAGAAGTTACCTGGGAAGGAGGACTTTACAGGCCAAGGATTATCATTCTGTCAAGATATGCGGATAATACAGAGATTAGAG GGGATGAACCTGGTACAAGTACCGATATCAAGACACCCGTTGTCATTATCGCACCAAAG GCAATTGTGGACTATGAAAAGCTCTAcaagaagatgatggaagTTGGCCCCGGGACAACCAAGACTCAAACAAAAG AAAGGGAGACTTTGTACgatgaaaaggttgcaCTCTCAGACCCCGTATCCAGGAGAGAACTCTTGTTCGAG CTACTAAAGGATGTGGAATCACGAATAGCCTTTTACAGGGCAGACGCTAGCGAAATGGAGATGGTAGGTTCTAGCGGTTACAGGATAATGGTATTGAGTACGTGA